From a region of the Posidoniimonas corsicana genome:
- the glgP gene encoding alpha-glucan family phosphorylase, producing MSRAEAAEPNVERVNWTEVTPETLYAKLTTVARNLWWSWHPEVVSLFRDLDPVRWRQLDHNPIALLSEMTPQQVADRANEMVLYTRINQAHRRLKEYLSDTTHTWGARHAGVLGAKPVAYFSAEFGIHECVPIYSGGLGVLSGDHIKSASGLGVPLVAIGLFYDQGYFRQHLDGDGYQQEEYVDTRVENLPMEQAVGEDGEHITVKIDTRDGALLAKVWLMRVGRINLYLLDCDVEGNSPQDRQLTSRLYGGDQRTRIRQEMVLGVGGVKALRALGIDAGVYHLNEGHSAFAPLEVIRGVMEHDGLSFDDALREVAQMTTFTTHTPVPAGHDRFDAALIEEHLGPLRDSLGISHEQLMGLGRVEPQNEQETFCMTVIGLKLSRKANAVSSLHGKVSRRMWAHLWPWRVEEEVPIGHITNGVHMASWLAQPMRQLYDKILPADWGFHQGDTQAWQNIYNVDRGELWETHNALKSRLLEFVRRRLSRQCRRRNEDESRVDAARTALDPSALTIGFARRFATYKRADLFLRQLDAISELINDANRPVQFIFSGKAHPADEGGKSFIKRIANLRNDPRFAGRIVFVEDYDINVARHLVQGVDVWLNNPRRPLEASGTSGMKAVLNGGLNCSILDGWWAEAYNGQNGFAIGKGTQHVDDHITDERDAEDLFAVLRDEVIPLYYDRDTDGLPHAWLEFMIDSIVTLAARFSAHRMVIDYVRHSYVPAAGGLSSDMSVR from the coding sequence ATGAGTCGTGCTGAAGCCGCAGAGCCCAACGTGGAGCGCGTCAACTGGACCGAGGTCACCCCAGAAACCCTCTACGCGAAGCTGACGACCGTCGCTCGCAACCTCTGGTGGAGCTGGCACCCGGAAGTCGTCTCGCTGTTCCGAGACCTCGACCCCGTCCGCTGGCGCCAGCTCGATCACAACCCGATCGCGCTCTTGTCGGAGATGACCCCGCAGCAGGTCGCCGACCGCGCGAACGAGATGGTCCTCTACACCCGCATCAACCAGGCCCACCGCCGGTTGAAGGAGTACCTGTCGGACACCACGCACACCTGGGGCGCCCGCCACGCCGGCGTGCTGGGCGCCAAGCCGGTGGCCTACTTCTCCGCCGAGTTCGGCATCCACGAGTGCGTGCCGATCTACTCCGGCGGCCTGGGCGTGCTGTCCGGCGACCACATCAAGAGCGCCAGCGGGCTGGGCGTGCCGCTGGTGGCCATCGGCCTGTTCTACGACCAGGGCTACTTCCGCCAGCACCTCGACGGCGACGGCTACCAGCAAGAAGAGTACGTCGACACCCGCGTTGAGAACCTGCCGATGGAGCAGGCGGTCGGCGAGGACGGCGAGCACATCACCGTCAAGATCGACACCCGCGACGGCGCCCTCCTGGCCAAGGTCTGGCTGATGCGGGTCGGCCGCATCAACCTGTACCTGCTCGACTGCGACGTCGAGGGCAACAGCCCCCAGGACCGCCAGCTCACCTCCCGCCTGTACGGCGGCGACCAGCGGACCCGCATCCGCCAGGAGATGGTCCTCGGCGTTGGCGGCGTGAAGGCGCTGCGGGCGTTGGGCATCGACGCCGGCGTGTACCACCTGAACGAGGGCCACAGCGCGTTCGCGCCGCTGGAGGTGATCCGCGGCGTCATGGAGCACGACGGCCTGTCCTTCGACGACGCGCTGCGTGAGGTGGCCCAGATGACCACCTTCACCACGCACACGCCGGTCCCCGCCGGCCACGACCGCTTCGACGCGGCCCTGATCGAGGAGCACCTCGGCCCGCTCCGCGACTCGCTCGGCATCTCGCACGAGCAGCTGATGGGCCTCGGCCGGGTCGAGCCGCAGAACGAGCAAGAGACCTTCTGCATGACCGTTATCGGCCTGAAGCTCTCGCGCAAGGCCAACGCGGTCAGCTCGCTGCACGGCAAGGTGTCGCGCCGCATGTGGGCCCACCTCTGGCCCTGGCGGGTGGAGGAAGAAGTCCCCATCGGCCACATCACCAACGGCGTGCACATGGCGAGCTGGCTGGCCCAGCCGATGCGTCAGCTGTACGACAAGATCCTGCCGGCCGACTGGGGCTTCCACCAGGGCGACACCCAGGCCTGGCAGAACATCTACAACGTCGACCGCGGCGAGCTGTGGGAGACCCACAACGCCCTCAAGAGCCGGCTGCTGGAGTTCGTCCGCCGCCGCCTCAGCCGCCAGTGCCGCCGCCGCAACGAGGACGAGTCCCGCGTCGACGCCGCCCGCACCGCGCTGGACCCCAGCGCGCTGACCATCGGTTTCGCGCGGCGGTTCGCCACCTACAAGCGGGCGGACCTGTTCCTGCGGCAGCTCGACGCGATCTCCGAGCTGATCAACGACGCCAACCGCCCGGTGCAGTTCATCTTCTCAGGCAAGGCCCACCCGGCCGACGAGGGGGGCAAGAGCTTCATCAAGCGGATCGCCAACCTGCGGAACGACCCGCGCTTCGCCGGCCGCATCGTGTTTGTCGAGGACTACGACATCAACGTCGCACGCCACCTGGTGCAGGGCGTTGACGTCTGGCTCAACAACCCCCGCCGTCCGCTGGAGGCCTCCGGCACCAGCGGCATGAAGGCCGTGCTCAACGGCGGCCTGAACTGCTCCATCCTGGACGGCTGGTGGGCCGAGGCCTACAACGGCCAGAACGGCTTCGCCATCGGCAAGGGCACGCAGCACGTCGACGACCACATCACCGACGAGCGTGACGCCGAGGACCTGTTCGCAGTCCTCCGCGACGAGGTGATCCCGCTCTACTACGACCGCGACACCGACGGCCTGCCCCACGCCTGGCTGGAGTTCATGATCGACTCCATCGTGACCCTCGCCGCCCGGTTCAGCGCCCACCGCATGGTGATCGACTACGTGCGTCACAGCTACGTGCCGGCCGCCGGCGGCCTGTCGAGTGACATGTCCGTGCGGTAA
- a CDS encoding GGDEF domain-containing protein: MSTTILITGLALGALQLIAGVAIGRWTATPRRALRAAGEDRRRARRLAGELQTLTADLSAQARAQGEQLSRVDERLQSEAASLDADSAEHPLTSLVSGVVREMLRANQSLQERLASAELELEARTAEVAEHLQTAMTDPLTGLPNRRALDDHLNVRADAWRKHQTPFSVVMVDVDHFKQFNDTHGHAAGDQALRSIGAALRGALRHHDVVARYGGEEFAVVLPHTDLSTAHAAVRKTIDAVRSTVVEVHGETIPVTASVGLASVRPSERLESLMRRADQALYAAKQAGRDRAWLHDGHDLSPLEHRVGSTESPPGPGGGLRGISPDLQQACSALSSSMTALLEPETGTHAP; this comes from the coding sequence GTGTCTACCACGATCCTGATCACCGGACTCGCGCTGGGCGCCCTGCAGCTTATCGCTGGGGTCGCTATCGGGCGATGGACCGCTACGCCCCGCCGCGCGCTCCGCGCCGCCGGCGAGGACCGCCGCCGCGCCAGGCGTCTGGCCGGCGAGCTGCAGACGCTCACGGCCGACCTGTCCGCGCAGGCGCGGGCCCAGGGCGAGCAGCTCTCCCGCGTCGACGAGCGTCTGCAGTCCGAGGCCGCGTCGCTGGACGCCGACTCCGCCGAGCACCCGCTGACGTCGCTGGTGAGCGGCGTGGTCCGCGAGATGCTGCGGGCCAACCAGTCGCTGCAGGAGCGGCTGGCCTCCGCCGAGCTGGAGCTCGAGGCCCGCACCGCCGAGGTCGCCGAGCACCTGCAGACCGCCATGACGGACCCGCTCACCGGTTTGCCAAACCGCCGCGCGCTGGACGACCACCTCAACGTCCGCGCCGACGCGTGGCGGAAGCACCAAACGCCGTTCTCGGTGGTGATGGTGGACGTCGACCACTTCAAGCAATTCAACGACACCCACGGGCACGCGGCGGGGGACCAGGCGCTGCGGTCCATCGGCGCCGCCCTGCGCGGGGCGCTTCGTCACCACGACGTTGTCGCGCGGTACGGCGGCGAGGAGTTCGCCGTGGTGCTGCCGCACACCGACCTGTCGACCGCGCACGCCGCGGTCCGCAAGACGATCGACGCGGTCCGCTCGACCGTGGTCGAGGTGCACGGCGAGACCATCCCCGTGACCGCCAGCGTCGGCCTCGCCAGCGTCCGACCGTCGGAGCGGCTCGAGTCGCTCATGCGGCGCGCCGACCAGGCCCTGTACGCCGCCAAGCAGGCCGGCCGTGATCGGGCCTGGCTGCACGACGGGCACGACCTATCCCCCCTGGAGCACCGCGTCGGGTCGACGGAGAGTCCCCCCGGGCCGGGCGGCGGGCTCCGCGGGATCAGCCCCGACCTCCAGCAGGCGTGCTCGGCCCTGTCCAGCAGCATGACAGCCCTGCTGGAACCCGAGACGGGGACCCACGCCCCCTAG
- a CDS encoding serine/threonine-protein kinase, with the protein MQDYTGQQIGDYLVLRRLGRGAMADVYLAEQQSLGRQIALKILKSDLASDATYVSRFQHEARSAAKLVHANIVQVYEVGRSGDAHFIAQEYVSGKNLGELVQQQGRLQPGVVLDILRQSAAALHRAQEVGVVHRDIKPENLMLTQSGELKVADFGLARVSTPTEQQLTQVGVTMGTPLYMSPEQIEGRPVDARSDLYSLGVTAYHLLSGEAPFRGETPLAVAVQHLNNRATPLADTEPDMPVRLSQVVEKLMAKEPGHRYQTPADLLADLRELARQAADEGWADGPEHWTAVDLSVLRDGHAATQELDQLMKQASALSLGRSPWGRRVAVVAALLMAGGLVGMATQPAPLLSSERTLIEERDDVLSQLYFAKQVDTEAAWKAVKTYFSEDLDVRHEMMADQGLARLYLGQGRYEEARDVCLRLYDMAGDSDPYVRRFAAAGLTVAFVGMEYWDQAREAAGQFLAADDLIELEQLEPQLYRMFNEALERLDSQGSTHAQL; encoded by the coding sequence TTGCAAGACTACACCGGCCAGCAGATCGGCGACTACCTGGTGCTGCGGCGGCTCGGCCGCGGCGCGATGGCCGACGTATACCTGGCGGAGCAGCAGTCGCTGGGGCGGCAGATCGCGCTGAAGATCCTCAAGTCGGACCTGGCGTCGGACGCCACGTACGTCAGCCGGTTCCAGCACGAGGCCCGCTCGGCCGCCAAGCTGGTGCACGCCAACATCGTGCAGGTGTACGAGGTGGGCCGCTCCGGCGACGCCCACTTCATTGCGCAGGAATACGTATCCGGCAAGAACCTGGGCGAGCTGGTCCAGCAGCAGGGCCGGCTGCAGCCCGGCGTGGTGCTGGACATCCTGCGGCAGAGCGCCGCCGCGCTGCACCGCGCCCAGGAGGTGGGCGTCGTGCACCGCGACATCAAGCCCGAGAACCTGATGCTGACCCAGAGCGGCGAGCTGAAGGTCGCCGACTTCGGCCTGGCGCGCGTCTCGACGCCGACCGAACAGCAGCTCACCCAGGTGGGCGTCACGATGGGCACGCCGCTGTACATGAGCCCCGAGCAGATCGAGGGCCGCCCGGTCGACGCGCGGAGCGACCTCTACTCGTTAGGCGTCACGGCGTACCACTTGCTGTCGGGCGAGGCGCCCTTCCGCGGCGAAACGCCGCTCGCCGTGGCGGTGCAGCACCTCAACAACCGCGCCACGCCGCTGGCCGACACCGAGCCCGACATGCCTGTCCGGCTGTCGCAGGTGGTCGAGAAGCTGATGGCCAAGGAGCCGGGCCACCGCTACCAAACGCCGGCCGACCTGCTGGCCGACCTGCGCGAGCTGGCGCGGCAGGCCGCCGACGAGGGCTGGGCCGACGGGCCCGAGCACTGGACCGCGGTGGACCTGAGCGTGCTCCGCGACGGGCACGCCGCGACCCAGGAGCTGGACCAGCTGATGAAGCAGGCCAGCGCGCTGTCGCTGGGCCGCTCGCCCTGGGGGCGTCGCGTGGCGGTGGTGGCCGCGCTGCTGATGGCCGGCGGACTGGTCGGCATGGCGACCCAGCCCGCGCCGCTGTTGTCCAGCGAGCGCACGCTGATCGAAGAACGCGACGACGTGCTCAGCCAGCTCTACTTCGCCAAGCAGGTCGACACCGAGGCGGCCTGGAAAGCAGTGAAGACCTACTTCTCCGAAGACCTCGACGTCCGCCACGAGATGATGGCCGACCAGGGGCTGGCGCGTTTGTATCTGGGGCAGGGCCGCTACGAGGAGGCGCGCGACGTCTGCCTCCGCCTGTACGACATGGCCGGCGATTCCGACCCCTACGTGCGTCGCTTTGCGGCCGCCGGACTGACCGTTGCGTTTGTCGGCATGGAGTACTGGGACCAGGCCCGCGAGGCGGCCGGCCAGTTCCTGGCGGCCGACGACCTGATCGAGCTCGAGCAGCTCGAGCCACAGCTCTACCGGATGTTCAACGAGGCGCTCGAACGCCTCGACTCACAGGGCTCGACCCACGCCCAGCTGTAG
- a CDS encoding citrate synthase, translating to MGEVGRLTVSEQEIDLPLIRGTEGEEALDISALRKQTGLVTLDEGYVNTGSTTSDITFLDGEQGILRYRGYPIEDLAAKCDFVEVAYLLIYGELPTVAQLEDFRNSLRRHSLLHEDLRIFYDGFPRDAHPMAILSSVVGALSTFYQDLVSLTDPQVVDTTIHRLLAKIPTIAAYSHKKSIGQPFVYPDNSLSYCENFLQMMFSVPSEPYEIDPDFVEALNLLLIVHADHEQNCSTSTVRMVGSSDANLFASISAGICALWGPLHGGANEACVAMLDRIVADGGDVKKYVDMAKDKANNFRLMGFGHRVYKNFDPRARIIKASCEKLLAKRGIEDPMFDVAKQLADTALSDEYFIERKLYPNVDFYSGVIYRAIGIPVEMFTVMFAIGRLPGWIAHWLEMRQSPGKKICRPRQVYTGPLERTVVPIGER from the coding sequence ATGGGTGAGGTAGGTCGGCTGACCGTCAGCGAACAAGAGATTGACCTGCCCCTGATCCGAGGGACCGAGGGCGAAGAGGCGCTCGACATCTCTGCGCTGCGGAAGCAGACGGGGCTGGTCACTCTGGACGAGGGCTACGTCAACACCGGCTCAACGACCAGCGACATCACCTTCCTGGACGGCGAGCAGGGCATCCTGCGGTACCGGGGCTACCCGATCGAGGACCTGGCCGCCAAGTGCGACTTCGTCGAGGTCGCGTACCTGCTGATCTACGGCGAGCTGCCGACCGTCGCGCAGCTGGAAGACTTCCGCAACTCGCTGCGTCGGCACTCGCTGCTGCACGAGGACCTGCGGATCTTCTACGACGGCTTCCCGCGCGACGCGCACCCGATGGCCATCCTCAGCTCGGTGGTCGGCGCGCTCTCCACGTTCTACCAGGACCTCGTCAGCCTGACCGACCCGCAGGTGGTCGACACCACCATCCACCGGCTGCTGGCCAAGATCCCGACCATCGCGGCCTACTCGCACAAGAAGTCGATCGGCCAGCCGTTCGTCTACCCGGACAACTCGCTGTCGTACTGCGAGAACTTCCTGCAGATGATGTTCTCGGTTCCCAGCGAGCCGTACGAGATCGACCCCGACTTCGTCGAGGCGCTCAACCTGCTGTTGATCGTGCACGCCGACCACGAGCAGAACTGCAGCACCAGCACCGTCCGGATGGTAGGCAGCTCCGACGCCAACCTGTTCGCCAGCATCTCGGCCGGCATCTGCGCCCTGTGGGGCCCGCTGCACGGCGGCGCCAACGAGGCCTGCGTCGCGATGCTGGACCGCATCGTGGCCGACGGGGGCGACGTCAAGAAGTACGTCGACATGGCGAAGGACAAGGCCAACAACTTCCGCCTGATGGGCTTCGGCCACCGCGTCTACAAGAACTTCGACCCCCGCGCCCGCATCATCAAGGCGAGCTGCGAGAAGCTGCTGGCCAAGCGCGGCATCGAGGACCCGATGTTCGACGTCGCCAAGCAGCTGGCCGACACCGCGCTGTCCGACGAGTACTTCATAGAGCGCAAGCTCTACCCCAACGTCGACTTCTACTCCGGCGTCATCTACCGCGCTATCGGCATCCCGGTCGAGATGTTCACCGTGATGTTCGCCATCGGCCGCCTGCCGGGCTGGATCGCCCACTGGCTGGAGATGCGGCAGAGCCCCGGCAAGAAGATCTGCCGCCCGCGTCAGGTGTACACCGGGCCGCTGGAGCGGACCGTGGTGCCAATCGGCGAGCGGTAG
- a CDS encoding DUF4112 domain-containing protein → MKPPTTEHRFTADPSEPPHHEARRTLARLERISRLFDDALRIPGTDIRFGWDVVLGLIPVGGDALSTGITAYYMWEAHRLGARKRVLLTMLANSGVDFLVGAVPVVGDLADVAWRSNRKNMRVLLNELHRLGKLPPGVAPESLRRTESRRSRRSGWLPTLRPFRPLIMP, encoded by the coding sequence ATGAAACCGCCCACCACCGAGCACCGCTTCACGGCCGATCCCAGCGAGCCGCCGCACCACGAGGCGCGCCGCACGCTCGCGCGGCTGGAGCGGATCAGCCGCCTGTTTGACGACGCGCTCCGCATCCCCGGCACCGACATCCGCTTCGGTTGGGATGTGGTGCTCGGCCTGATCCCTGTCGGCGGCGACGCCCTCAGCACCGGCATCACCGCCTACTACATGTGGGAGGCCCACCGGCTGGGCGCCCGCAAACGCGTGCTGCTCACAATGCTGGCCAACTCAGGCGTCGACTTCCTGGTCGGCGCGGTGCCGGTAGTCGGCGACCTGGCCGACGTCGCGTGGCGGTCCAACCGCAAGAACATGCGGGTGCTGCTCAACGAGCTCCACCGCCTGGGCAAGCTCCCGCCGGGCGTCGCGCCCGAATCGCTCAGGCGGACCGAGTCACGCCGCAGCCGGCGCTCGGGCTGGCTGCCCACACTCAGGCCATTCCGCCCGCTGATCATGCCGTAG
- a CDS encoding endonuclease domain-containing protein, which produces MYQSNDQRAFARALRSNQTEAERQLWSRLRKRQLCDCRFRRQFAVGPFVVDFECSERQVVVELDGGGHNTEAERQRDQRRTQYLESRGYQVLRYWNTDVTDDTDAVLEAIARVLVDRVSGRPHPNPPPVGEGT; this is translated from the coding sequence ATGTACCAATCCAACGACCAACGCGCATTCGCCCGAGCGCTGCGGAGCAACCAAACCGAGGCTGAACGACAGCTTTGGAGCAGGCTGCGAAAGCGGCAGCTCTGTGACTGCCGGTTCCGGCGCCAGTTCGCGGTTGGGCCGTTTGTAGTCGACTTCGAGTGCAGCGAGCGCCAGGTCGTTGTCGAGCTCGACGGTGGAGGGCACAACACCGAAGCCGAACGACAACGCGACCAGCGTCGTACTCAGTATCTGGAGTCCCGCGGGTATCAGGTGCTTCGCTACTGGAACACCGACGTAACGGACGACACCGACGCGGTGCTTGAAGCGATTGCTAGAGTGTTGGTTGACCGTGTTTCGGGGCGCCCCCACCCTAACCCTCCCCCAGTGGGGGAGGGGACTTAA
- a CDS encoding aldehyde dehydrogenase family protein: protein MIELPAIRWGEPYESLDVDQVSHFYTGEPIAKVHTVGSGIVRRDAKKAKHARRALQAMSPAELIARCAEAGELFESGTLAVGDSQQTPADFVQQQSATTGMPVSMCEANVTKNAFVLKNMERILDCLTRGLDLNILARGYGEEGRGVTVSYAAQCDALGAVLPSNSPGVHTLWLPVIALQMGLVLKPGSSEPWTPYRVYSAMVQAGIPREAFCLYPGAGAEIGGAILASCRRSMIFGGPQTIAQYEGNPRVQPHGPGYSKILFGDDCVDQWEQHIDLMVDSVLKNGGRSCINCSSIYASRHTREIAQALAERLGPVEVLPPDDPQSQLAAFTIPGAAPAIWGAIEADINDPQTTHMTEAYGDRLVEKDPVAYLRPVVLHCDSPDAPAANKEYMFPAVSVVECPQEKMLDAIGTTLIGTAITNDESFRADLIDCTDIDRLNLGPIPTPQVDWLQPHEGNLIEFLYRNRAVQVG, encoded by the coding sequence ATGATCGAGCTGCCAGCTATCCGTTGGGGCGAGCCCTACGAGTCTCTCGACGTTGACCAGGTCTCGCACTTCTACACCGGCGAGCCGATCGCCAAGGTCCACACGGTCGGCTCCGGCATCGTCCGCCGAGACGCCAAGAAGGCCAAGCACGCCCGCCGGGCGCTGCAGGCGATGTCGCCGGCCGAGCTGATCGCCAGGTGCGCCGAGGCGGGCGAGCTGTTTGAGTCGGGCACGCTGGCCGTGGGCGACTCGCAGCAGACGCCCGCCGACTTTGTGCAGCAGCAGTCCGCCACCACCGGCATGCCGGTCAGCATGTGCGAGGCGAACGTCACGAAGAACGCGTTCGTGCTGAAGAACATGGAGCGGATCCTGGACTGCCTGACCCGCGGCCTGGACCTGAACATCCTGGCCCGCGGCTACGGCGAGGAGGGCCGCGGGGTGACCGTCAGCTACGCCGCGCAGTGCGACGCGCTGGGCGCCGTGCTGCCGAGCAACTCGCCGGGCGTGCACACGCTGTGGCTGCCGGTGATCGCGCTGCAGATGGGCCTGGTGCTGAAGCCGGGATCTTCGGAACCCTGGACGCCGTACCGGGTTTACTCCGCTATGGTCCAGGCCGGCATTCCCAGGGAGGCGTTCTGTTTGTACCCCGGCGCCGGCGCCGAGATCGGCGGCGCCATCCTGGCCAGCTGCCGCCGCAGCATGATCTTCGGCGGCCCCCAGACCATCGCGCAGTACGAGGGGAACCCCCGCGTGCAGCCGCACGGCCCGGGCTACAGCAAGATCCTCTTCGGCGACGACTGCGTCGACCAGTGGGAGCAGCACATCGACCTGATGGTCGACAGCGTGCTGAAGAATGGCGGCCGCAGCTGCATCAACTGCAGCAGCATCTACGCCTCGCGGCACACGCGTGAAATCGCCCAGGCGCTGGCGGAGCGGCTCGGCCCGGTCGAGGTGCTGCCGCCCGACGACCCGCAGTCGCAGCTCGCCGCGTTCACCATCCCCGGCGCGGCGCCAGCCATCTGGGGAGCGATCGAGGCCGACATCAACGACCCGCAAACCACGCACATGACCGAGGCCTACGGTGACCGCCTGGTGGAGAAGGACCCGGTCGCGTACCTCCGCCCGGTGGTGCTGCACTGCGACAGCCCCGACGCGCCCGCCGCCAACAAGGAGTATATGTTCCCGGCGGTCAGCGTGGTCGAGTGCCCGCAGGAGAAGATGCTAGACGCCATCGGCACGACGCTGATCGGCACCGCGATCACCAACGACGAGTCGTTCCGCGCCGACCTGATCGACTGCACCGACATCGACCGCCTGAACCTCGGCCCGATCCCCACCCCCCAAGTCGACTGGCTGCAGCCGCACGAGGGGAACCTGATCGAGTTCCTGTACCGCAACCGCGCGGTGCAGGTAGGGTAG
- the metF gene encoding methylenetetrahydrofolate reductase [NAD(P)H] produces MTIAAAYGPDRVALSFELFPPKTDQGDAALLKHVARLMEFRPSFVTCTYGAGGSTQDKTLQIVSRVHQDFDVPVATHLTCVGSTADQLRSYLSDAVAAGVQNVVALRGDPPKGEEQFRQTAGGFAYANELVAMIRGEFPTLGIAVAGYPEVHQEAPSREADLENLKRKVDAGADAVITQLFYDNQDFFRFRDDCRRAGIEAPIVPGLLPITNTAQIKRITALCGARLPAELVDRLEAAGEDPDSQFEAGVEIATRQTVELLDQGVPGIHYYVLNKSEAASRVLQSVNLRG; encoded by the coding sequence ATGACCATCGCCGCGGCCTACGGACCCGACAGAGTTGCGCTCTCCTTCGAGCTCTTCCCTCCTAAGACCGACCAGGGCGACGCCGCCCTGCTGAAGCACGTCGCGCGGTTGATGGAGTTCCGGCCGAGCTTCGTCACGTGCACCTACGGGGCCGGCGGATCGACCCAGGACAAGACGCTGCAGATCGTCTCGCGGGTCCACCAGGACTTCGACGTGCCGGTGGCCACGCACCTCACCTGTGTCGGGAGCACGGCCGACCAGCTCCGCTCCTACTTATCGGACGCGGTTGCGGCGGGAGTCCAGAATGTTGTGGCCCTGAGGGGCGACCCGCCCAAGGGGGAGGAGCAGTTCCGCCAGACCGCCGGCGGCTTCGCGTACGCCAACGAGCTGGTGGCGATGATCCGCGGCGAGTTCCCCACGCTGGGCATCGCGGTGGCCGGCTACCCGGAGGTCCACCAGGAGGCCCCCAGCCGCGAGGCGGACCTGGAGAACCTCAAGCGGAAGGTCGACGCCGGGGCCGACGCCGTCATCACCCAGCTGTTCTACGACAACCAGGACTTCTTCCGCTTCCGCGACGACTGCCGGCGGGCCGGCATCGAGGCCCCCATCGTGCCCGGGCTGCTGCCGATCACCAACACGGCCCAGATCAAGCGGATCACCGCCTTGTGCGGCGCACGGCTGCCCGCGGAGCTGGTCGATCGCCTCGAGGCGGCCGGCGAGGACCCCGACTCCCAGTTTGAGGCCGGTGTAGAAATCGCCACCCGGCAGACGGTTGAATTGCTGGATCAGGGCGTGCCCGGCATCCATTATTATGTACTGAATAAGTCGGAAGCCGCGTCGCGGGTGCTCCAGAGCGTGAACCTCCGCGGCTGA
- a CDS encoding acyl-CoA dehydrogenase family protein → MKITSPDSPALEQLCAELAARADETDASGRFPAEQIRLCGEAGVYEWFLAPEWGGQAWTDADIVRGYLALSRACLSTTFAITQRTGACRRIAGSDNQQLKERLLPELATSRSFATVGISHLTTSGRHLAKPMLSARPADGGWRLTGRAPWVTGGVAADWVVLGASVVDGETATGEELLIAVPRDAAGLTVGDPFALVGVTASSTGPVLLEEVFVPREQLINGPAEKVMSIGRGGNTGGYETSTLALGLASAALGYLGEEASKRPDLSEAHLRLDSEREGLREDLLATAAGQPACSNESLRTRANSLVLRATQAALSAAKGRGYVAGHPVGRWCREALFFMVWSCPAPVANANLCELAGIAE, encoded by the coding sequence ATGAAGATCACCTCGCCCGACTCCCCTGCCCTCGAGCAGCTCTGCGCCGAGCTCGCCGCCCGGGCCGACGAGACCGACGCCAGCGGCCGCTTCCCCGCCGAGCAGATCCGCCTGTGCGGCGAGGCCGGCGTGTACGAGTGGTTCCTGGCGCCGGAGTGGGGCGGCCAGGCGTGGACCGACGCCGACATCGTCCGCGGCTACCTGGCGCTCAGCCGGGCCTGCCTGAGCACGACCTTCGCCATCACCCAGCGGACCGGCGCGTGCCGCCGGATCGCCGGCAGCGACAACCAGCAGCTCAAGGAGCGGCTGCTGCCGGAGCTGGCCACCAGCCGGTCGTTTGCGACCGTCGGCATCAGCCACCTCACCACCAGCGGCCGGCACCTGGCCAAGCCGATGCTGTCCGCGCGGCCGGCCGACGGCGGTTGGCGGCTGACCGGCCGGGCGCCGTGGGTCACCGGCGGTGTGGCGGCCGACTGGGTGGTGCTGGGCGCGTCGGTGGTGGACGGCGAGACGGCGACCGGCGAGGAACTGCTGATCGCCGTCCCCCGCGACGCGGCCGGCCTGACCGTGGGCGACCCCTTCGCGCTGGTGGGCGTCACGGCCAGCTCGACCGGGCCGGTGCTGCTAGAGGAGGTCTTCGTGCCGCGCGAGCAGCTGATCAACGGCCCCGCCGAGAAGGTGATGTCGATCGGCCGCGGCGGCAACACCGGCGGTTACGAGACCTCGACCCTGGCGCTCGGCCTGGCGTCGGCGGCGTTGGGCTACCTCGGCGAGGAGGCGTCCAAACGCCCCGACCTGAGCGAGGCCCACCTGCGGCTCGACTCCGAACGCGAAGGCCTGCGCGAGGACCTGCTGGCCACCGCCGCGGGCCAGCCCGCCTGCAGCAACGAGTCGCTCCGCACGCGGGCCAACAGCCTCGTGCTGCGGGCGACGCAGGCCGCGCTGTCCGCGGCCAAGGGACGCGGCTATGTGGCCGGCCACCCGGTGGGCCGCTGGTGCCGCGAGGCGCTGTTCTTCATGGTCTGGAGCTGCCCGGCGCCGGTCGCCAACGCCAATCTGTGCGAGCTGGCGGGCATCGCCGAGTAG